The Acetonema longum DSM 6540 genomic sequence GCAGGTGATGGGATTGCGTTTATGGGGCATGGCTGAGGAGCCTTTTTGCCCCGGATGGAAGTATTCCTCCACTTCCCGGATGTCGGTCCGCTGCAGGTTGCGGATCTCGGTGGCGAATTTATCAAGAGAACTGGCGATGATCGCCAGAGTGGTCATAAACTCGGCATGACGGTCCCGTTGAATGACCTGGGTAGCCAGCCGGGCCGGTTTCAATCCCATTTTTTCACATACATACTGTTCCACTTTTGGGTCAATGTTGGCATAGGTACCCACCGCGCCGGAGATTTTACCGACAGCCACCGTGTCTTGGGCCGCCTCCAGCCGTCTGATGTTGCGCTCAGTTTCATCCAGCCAGAGAGCAAATTTCAGTCCCAGAGTCATAGGTTCGGCATGAATGCCATGGGTACGGCCGATCATGACGGTATACTTATGTTCCGCCGCCCGCCGTTTGAGAACAGCATGCAGCCGGTGCAAATCTTCCAGGATCAGTCCGGCGGCCTGTTTCATCATGGCGCCCTGAGCCGTGTCCTTAACATCGCTTGATGTTAAACCCATATGAATATATTTGGCTTCATCACCCACATTTTCGGCCACCGCCTGGAGAAAAGCCAGGATGTCGTGACGGGTCTCCCGCTCGATCTCCCGGATTCGCTCTACCGAAAACTTGGCTTTTTCTTTTATAACCGGCACGGCTTCCTTGGGGATTTGCCCCAGATCGGCCATACACTCGCAGGCATAGATTTCAATATCCAGCATAGTCTGAAATTCGTTTTCATCCGTCCATATCCGGCCCATGGCAGGATTGGTATATCGTTTGATCACAAGCGTCTCTCCTTCTTTGCTGTTATCAGGCTATTTTAACCCGCAATCACAAAAATAACTCAAATATACGCTTTACTCATTTCGCGCGGTTATTTGAGTCTAAAGAGGGTATGCACAATATCCCTTGATAATAATAGCATCCAGGGCAATCTCTGTCAATCACATTTCCGAATAATTTTATCTTTTTCCATCAAAATGTTCGACATAGATCCGAACATTTTTACAGGAGGTCTTCTGTTTTTTCCTTTTTTATAAAAATCTCTCATGACCGCAACGGCCGGCAATCGCGCCCTGCCGCTGCCAATATTTTTTGAATCGTATCTGTCTTGGCCATTTTCCCCATGTAAATTTCAGTAAGTGACTTGACTTTTTAAGCAAGGATGGATAAAATATATTTATGTCAGAAAGATGATCTGATCACTGGGGAGTAGCCAAGTTGGTTAAGGCACCTGACTCTGACTCAGGCATCCGTGGGTTCGAATCCTCCCTCCCCAGCCAAATTCTTCTCAACACTATGCAGTTTCCAGCCGAACCGTATAGTTCGGAAAGTAGCACTTTTCGGATGCGTGCTGATTCAAACATTATCTTTGACTGCCCGAAAAGTCTTTTACTTTCCTCCTGCATTCCGCGAAGCTGCGCTTCACTAGGACTCACTAGCTCAACTGGCAGAGCAACCGGCTCTTAACCGGTAGGTTGTAGGTTCGATTCCTACGTGGGTCACCAATAATAACAGCACCCAATGAATTTAAATTTATTGGGTGCTTTTTTATTGCATCTTACAGCTAGCTTACTGTGCCAAAATAAACGCTGCTAACCGATTAATTTGCTGTCGCGGAGTTTTTCTGCCACGGAACTCCAGGAGCGTTTGGCGAAAACCACCGGAATGGAGCGGGATTTAGCCATCTCTTTCACGTTCAGCGCCGCACAGTGATTAACATAGTCGGTTAGGACCAAAATAAACGACGTAGCCTTGGGTAAACTGA encodes the following:
- the purB gene encoding adenylosuccinate lyase; its protein translation is MIKRYTNPAMGRIWTDENEFQTMLDIEIYACECMADLGQIPKEAVPVIKEKAKFSVERIREIERETRHDILAFLQAVAENVGDEAKYIHMGLTSSDVKDTAQGAMMKQAAGLILEDLHRLHAVLKRRAAEHKYTVMIGRTHGIHAEPMTLGLKFALWLDETERNIRRLEAAQDTVAVGKISGAVGTYANIDPKVEQYVCEKMGLKPARLATQVIQRDRHAEFMTTLAIIASSLDKFATEIRNLQRTDIREVEEYFHPGQKGSSAMPHKRNPITCERVSGLARVVRGNAMASLEDVALWHERDISHSSVERVILPDSTALVDYMLRLMIDIIDKLLVYPDAMKANMNKTGGLIYSQRLMLALVDKGMARETAYVWIQRNAMARWLENADFKTNVTNDPDIKQYLSAAEIEACFEYSYYLRHVDTIMARFGL
- a CDS encoding DUF2325 domain-containing protein — its product is MSVVIIGGDFLGSIEKNLQSLGVKELVHISGRKALDRNKVSLPKATSFILVLTDYVNHCAALNVKEMAKSRSIPVVFAKRSWSSVAEKLRDSKLIG